In one Sporomusa sphaeroides DSM 2875 genomic region, the following are encoded:
- a CDS encoding sensor histidine kinase, with protein MFQKLRLKLTLINVSIILVLFLLLIVSTYGFANINISNRIESIANKIMADIQADIITDLPLRRLPPGISPGRSPAGEPQSTPPGSRPAPPPGMPPGPNFFFVKTTATGEVIFQSSGQPHDAEQLKVLTDQVLQTASPQGTITIAQTDYFYLQAPLLHQPGQIILFHDLAQETGMLRTVLTALLAVGAVCAILSFGASFYMANRAMTPIKQAWQQQNDFLSDASHELRTPLTVIQTNLEIVRESPDETVASQSKWLDNIQEESICMMNLINSLLFLARADSAQQPLHKEPFALSMTLLQAAAPFEAVAIRKKIFLDVSSLAAPVIVGDEARIKQVIAILLDNGLRHTPPGGKLLAALSQSEGKAVLTITDSGEGIAPEHWEKIFDRFYQVDKSRNKGGSGLGLSIARWIIENHGGTIAVTSTPGEGTTFTVRLPAHPDR; from the coding sequence ATGTTTCAAAAACTGCGCCTTAAACTTACCTTGATCAATGTTTCCATCATCCTGGTCCTGTTCCTGCTGCTCATTGTCAGCACATATGGCTTCGCGAACATCAACATCAGCAATCGTATTGAGTCAATAGCAAATAAAATCATGGCAGACATTCAGGCAGATATCATAACCGACCTGCCGCTGCGTCGCCTGCCGCCAGGCATCTCACCCGGCAGAAGCCCCGCCGGGGAGCCGCAAAGTACGCCGCCAGGCAGCCGGCCTGCCCCTCCGCCGGGTATGCCCCCCGGGCCTAATTTCTTCTTTGTGAAAACCACTGCAACCGGTGAGGTTATTTTCCAGTCTTCCGGCCAGCCTCATGACGCAGAACAATTGAAGGTGCTAACCGACCAGGTTCTGCAGACAGCCTCACCCCAGGGTACCATTACCATAGCACAAACCGATTATTTTTATCTGCAAGCGCCACTGCTCCATCAGCCGGGACAAATCATTCTGTTTCATGACCTGGCTCAGGAAACCGGCATGCTGCGAACGGTCCTGACCGCGTTGCTGGCTGTCGGTGCAGTCTGCGCGATTCTTTCGTTTGGCGCCAGCTTTTATATGGCCAACCGGGCCATGACACCGATAAAACAAGCCTGGCAGCAGCAGAATGATTTTCTCTCCGATGCCTCTCATGAACTGCGGACACCCCTGACTGTCATTCAAACCAACCTGGAGATTGTCCGGGAAAGTCCTGATGAAACGGTGGCCAGTCAAAGCAAATGGCTGGATAACATCCAGGAAGAATCCATCTGTATGATGAACCTGATTAATTCGTTGTTGTTCCTGGCCCGGGCCGATTCGGCACAACAACCCTTGCATAAAGAACCCTTTGCTCTCAGTATGACTCTCTTGCAGGCAGCCGCTCCGTTTGAGGCAGTTGCTATCCGCAAGAAAATATTCCTTGATGTAAGCTCCCTTGCCGCACCTGTGATTGTGGGTGACGAAGCCCGCATCAAACAGGTCATTGCCATCTTATTGGACAATGGCCTGCGTCACACTCCCCCTGGCGGTAAGCTCCTGGCAGCTTTGTCTCAGTCGGAAGGAAAAGCCGTTCTCACCATTACCGATTCAGGTGAAGGCATTGCGCCTGAGCATTGGGAGAAAATTTTCGACCGGTTCTACCAGGTAGATAAATCACGCAATAAAGGCGGCTCCGGGTTAGGGCTGTCTATCGCCAGATGGATCATCGAAAACCATGGCGGGACGATTGCTGTAACCAGCACACCGGGAGAAGGAACCACCTTTACTGTCCGGCTGCCTGCTCACCCTGACCGCTAG